From a region of the Thermomicrobium roseum DSM 5159 genome:
- a CDS encoding lysophospholipid acyltransferase family protein yields MRGDRFGRALRLPLLERPACWVVDRIGEAAYLLWRSRRADLCANLAHVLGLPADSCAVRSAARRAFQASARNIAALLVLRLTGGRWRPVVEMEGAPVALSGSPVILVSAHLGPFDVAAATLASTRRLRLVSVAAPMRPWWIDRSMRWLRGVSGIELVPPTAAGLLRVRRALQTGTPVVFLVDRDPAGNGQLVTFFGARTTLPDGPLRLARRLNCPIVPVFCYRAEHGYRVRSGEPLRVARTANRQQDITVALEALARQLECAIREAPDQWLVFSPVWRRGRGRPRPVSRRLFA; encoded by the coding sequence ATGCGAGGCGATCGTTTCGGGCGAGCGCTGCGTCTCCCTCTCCTGGAACGTCCGGCCTGTTGGGTGGTCGATCGCATCGGAGAAGCTGCGTACCTGCTGTGGCGCTCGCGCCGCGCGGATCTCTGTGCGAATTTGGCCCATGTGCTCGGTTTGCCGGCAGACAGTTGCGCCGTGCGGTCCGCAGCACGGCGAGCCTTCCAGGCGAGTGCCCGGAACATCGCAGCGCTCCTCGTTCTGCGCCTGACAGGCGGTCGGTGGCGGCCAGTGGTCGAGATGGAAGGAGCTCCGGTCGCGCTTTCCGGTTCACCGGTCATTCTCGTCTCGGCGCATCTCGGTCCGTTCGACGTCGCGGCCGCCACGCTTGCCTCCACTCGTCGTCTCCGGCTGGTCAGCGTGGCTGCTCCGATGCGTCCATGGTGGATCGACCGCTCGATGCGCTGGTTGCGCGGTGTCTCGGGAATCGAACTGGTGCCGCCGACGGCTGCCGGTCTCTTGCGCGTGCGCCGAGCACTGCAAACCGGCACACCGGTCGTCTTTCTGGTCGATCGTGATCCCGCGGGAAACGGACAGCTGGTGACCTTCTTCGGGGCGCGGACGACCTTGCCGGATGGTCCGCTGCGCCTCGCTCGTCGCCTGAACTGTCCCATCGTACCCGTCTTCTGTTATCGTGCCGAGCATGGATACCGGGTCCGCTCTGGAGAGCCGCTCCGGGTCGCACGAACGGCGAATCGCCAGCAGGACATCACTGTCGCACTCGAGGCACTGGCTCGGCAACTGGAGTGTGCTATTCGGGAGGCGCCGGATCAATGGCTCGTTTTCAGTCCCGTCTGGCGACGAGGACGCGGCCGTCCGCGGCCTGTTTCCCGACGTCTCTTCGCCTGA